A single genomic interval of Sebastes umbrosus isolate fSebUmb1 chromosome 11, fSebUmb1.pri, whole genome shotgun sequence harbors:
- the apoc4 gene encoding apolipoprotein C-IV isoform X2, whose protein sequence is MHMNAAVFGVILLMQACGPLLAQTPAPLQPDSPGILQRLAEKTREVKAKVQDLGEPVLGYIGTYYEDHIQPVTDIYFEWAANVKSSAWEKIQTTIDNYMPLRATNPTDQPPQN, encoded by the exons ATGCATATGAATGCGGCTGTTTTCGGTGTCATCTTGCTAATGCAAG CATGCGGCCCACTTTTGGCCCAGACCCCTGCCCCACTACAACCCGACTCTCCAGGAATACTCCAGAGGCTGGCGGAGAAAACCAG GGAAGTCAAAGCTAAAGTCCAAGATTTGGGGGAACCAGTGCTGGGCTATATTGGCACTTACTATGAAGACCACATCCAGCCAGTGACTGACATCTATTTTGAATGGGCCGCTAACGTCAAAAGCTCTGCGTGGGAGAAGATCCAGACAACCATTGACAACTACATGCCGCTGAGAGCAACCAACCCAACTGATCAACCCCCCCAAAACTAA
- the apoeb gene encoding apolipoprotein Eb → MQAVALILALAVITGCNARVVRQADATPKRWEDTVDQFWQYIADLNQKADGVVENLKASQLTRELDTLITDSMAELTVYRDDIQTRLAPYTDGTTGQLSQDLQLLANKLQKDMEDAKERSTEYLGELKNMMDLNTDDVRTRINSYSHKLKKRLDKDSEEIRNTVATYLGEIQSRATQNMDTVRENVEPLVQQASDSASKKLSDISTMMKTQAEGLGLQLETQAEGIKTQLENTAEDLRTRLEGQIDQLTEMISPYATQIREQIETIMQKVKETAAN, encoded by the exons ATGCAGGCTGTAGCTCTGATCCTTGCTCTCGCGGTCATCACCG GCTGCAACGCCCGTGTCGTGCGCCAGGCTGATGCCACCCCAAAAAGATGGGAGGACACCGTGGATCAATTCTGGCAATACATCGCTGACCTGAACCAGAAAGCCGATGGAGTCGTGGAGAACCTCAAGGCCTCTCAGCTCACCAGGGAGCTAGA CACTCTGATCACAGACAGCATGGCAGAGCTGACCGTGTACAGAGACGACATCCAGACCAGGCTGGCTCCCTACACCGATGGCACCACCGGACAGCTGTCTCAGGACCTGCAGCTCCTGGCCAACAAACTCCAGAAGGACATGGAGGACGCCAAGGAGCGCAGCACCGAGTATCTGGGTGAGCTCAAGAACATGATGGACCTGAACACCGATGACGTCCGCACCCGCATCAACAGCTACTCCCACAAGCTGAAGAAGCGCCTGGACAAGGACAGCGAAGAGATCCGCAA CACCGTGGCCACCTACCTGGGTGAGATCCAGTCCCGCGCTACCCAGAACATGGACACCGTGAGGGAGAATGTTGAGCCCTTAGTCCAGCAGGCCAGTGACTCCGCAAGCAAGAAGCTGAGCGACATCTCCACCATGATGAAGACCCAGGCTGAAGGTTTGGGCCTGCAGCTCGAGACCCAGGCTGAGGGCATCAAGACCCAGCTGGAGAACACCGCCGAGGATCTGCGCACCCGCCTGGAGGGCCAGATCGACCAGCTGACCGAGATGATCTCCCCCTACGCCACCCAGATCCGTGAGCAGATTGAGACCATCATGCAGAAGGTCAAGGAGACCGCCGCCAACTAA
- the LOC119497716 gene encoding apolipoprotein A-IV-like — MKVFVVLALAVLSGCHANLFYADAPKPQLEVLTDAFWDYIAKATETADDTIEMIRKSQFGQEVNARLADSTDIASKYAVTLQEQLPPAAQDLMTKITAEADVLRNVLTQELSTVRETLEPYTEDMKAQIQLRVDQLKQELAPYAESLDSEALRTTLMQKSEELKTNLEQSVKDLQAQLGPYTDDLKLKVDQHLQDFQDSVGPMTEKVQVELAQRANLVKQMVAPYAEDVREKLDPYAQDLQGQLMSLYQSFVNSN, encoded by the exons ATGAAGGTGTTCGTTGTCCTCGCCCTAGCAGTGCTGTCTG GCTGTCATGCCAACCTCTTCTATGCTGATGCACCCAAGCCACAGCTGGAAGTGCTGACCGATGCTTTCTGGGACTACATTGCCAAGGCCACCGAGACAGCTGATGACACCATCGAGATGATCAGGAAGTCTCAGTTTGGACAGGAAGTCAA TGCCCGCCTGGCAGACAGCACTGACATTGCCAGCAAGTATGCAGTCACCCTGCAGGAGCAGCTCCCCCCTGCAGCCCAGGACCTGATGACGAAGATCACCGCAGAGGCCGACGTGCTGAGAAATGTGCTGACCCAGGAGCTGAGCACCGTCAGGGAAACGCTGGAGCCCTACACCGAGGACATGAAGGCCCAGATCCAGCTGAGAGTGGATCAGCTCAAACAGGAGCTGGCCCCCTACGCAGAATCCCTGGACTCGGAGGCCCTGAGGACCACCCTGATGCAGAAGAGCGAGGAGCTGAAGACCAACTTGGAGCAGAGTGTGAAGGATCTGCAGGCTCAGCTGGGGCCCTACACCGATGACCTGAAGCTGAAGGTGGACCAGCACCTGCAAGACTTCCAGGACAGCGTGGGCCCCATGACCGAGAAGGTCCAGGTCGAGCTGGCTCAGAGAGCCAATCTGGTGAAACAGATGGTGGCCCCTTATGCTGAGGACGTGAGGGAAAAGCTGGACCCCTACGCCCAGGACCTCCAGGGCCAGCTCATGTCTCTCTACCAATCCTTTGTCAACAGCAACTAA
- the apoc1 gene encoding apolipoprotein C-I: MRLYLAVAMLMLAFVAYTEAQDAEPTVEERFSQFGQKMTEMGQTVAEKARAAMDTVQNSEFAKKTNDWFTEQFNRMKAKMEEISQ; the protein is encoded by the exons ATGAGACTGTACCTTGCAGTTGCCATGCTGATGCTGGCTTTTGTCGCATACACAG AGGCTCAGGATGCGGAGCCGACCGTGGAGGAGAGGTTCAGTCAGTTTGGCCAAAAGATGACTGAGATGGGCCAGACAGTGGCTGAAAAGGCCAGGGCTGCCATGGACACCGTGCAAAACAGcgaatttgcaaaaaaaacaaa tgaCTGGTTCACGGAGCAGTTTAACAGAATGAAGGCCAAGATGGAGGAAATCAGCCAATAG
- the apoc4 gene encoding apolipoprotein C-IV isoform X1, with the protein MMKKQHVGSFDLDQCSRCCGHLTQIKWLDNTCLTQLLLTRARGKACGPLLAQTPAPLQPDSPGILQRLAEKTREVKAKVQDLGEPVLGYIGTYYEDHIQPVTDIYFEWAANVKSSAWEKIQTTIDNYMPLRATNPTDQPPQN; encoded by the exons atgatgaaaaaacaacacgttGGATCGTTCGATCTGGACCAATGTTCACGATGTTGCGGTCACCTAACACAAATAAAATGGCTTGATAACACTTGTTTGACTCAACTTCTGTTGACCAGAGCCAGAGGAAAAG CATGCGGCCCACTTTTGGCCCAGACCCCTGCCCCACTACAACCCGACTCTCCAGGAATACTCCAGAGGCTGGCGGAGAAAACCAG GGAAGTCAAAGCTAAAGTCCAAGATTTGGGGGAACCAGTGCTGGGCTATATTGGCACTTACTATGAAGACCACATCCAGCCAGTGACTGACATCTATTTTGAATGGGCCGCTAACGTCAAAAGCTCTGCGTGGGAGAAGATCCAGACAACCATTGACAACTACATGCCGCTGAGAGCAACCAACCCAACTGATCAACCCCCCCAAAACTAA
- the LOC119497715 gene encoding apolipoprotein A-IV-like — protein sequence MKVLAVLVLAVFSGCQANLFLADAPKPQLDVVTDAFWDYVAKATQTADDTLQMIRKSQFGQDVSTRLTESADAANTYAVTLQEQLPPVAQDLIIKVTSEADVLRERMIQELSTVRENMEPYTEAMKTKIQQRVEQLKQELAPYAESMDIEGLRTTLMQKSEELKANLEQSVKDLQVQMGPYTDDLKVKVDQHLQNFKESVAPVAENVQGELAQRAQQVKELAAPYVEELRENLDPYAQNLQAQLTSLFESFVKATSS from the exons ATGAAGGTCCTCGCTGTGCTCGTCCTCGCCGTTTTCAGTG GCTGTCAAGCCAACCTTTTCCTTGCTGATGCACCCAAGCCACAGCTGGATGTGGTCACTGATGCCTTCTGGGACTACGTTGCCAAGGCCACCCAGACAGCTGATGACACCCTCCAGATGATCAGGAAGTCTCAGTTTGGACAGGATGTCAG TACCCGTCTGACAGAGAGCGCCGATGCGGCCAACACGTATGCAGTCACCCTGCAGGAGCAGCTTCCCCCCGTAGCCCAGGACCTGATCATCAAAGTCACTTCAGAGGCCGACGTGCTGCGGGAGCGTATGATCCAGGAGCTGAGCACCGTCAGGGAAAATATGGAGCCCTACACCGAGGCCATGAAGACCAAGATCCAGCAGAGAGTGGAGCAGCTTAAACAGGAGCTGGCCCCCTACGCAGAATCCATGGACATCGAGGGCCTGAGGACCACCCTGATGCAGAAGAGCGAGGAGCTGAAGGCCAACTTGGAGCAGAGTGTGAAGGATCTGCAGGTTCAGATGGGGCCCTACACCGATGACCTGAAGGTGAAGGTGGACCAGCACCTGCAGAACTTCAAGGAGAGCGTGGCGCCCGTGGCCGAGAATGTCCAAGGCGAGCTGGCTCAGAGAGCCCAGCAGGTGAAAGAATTGGCCGCCCCCTACGTTGAGGAGCTGAGGGAAAATCTGGACCCCTACGCCCAGAACCTCCAGGCCCAGCTCACCTCTCTCTTCGAGTCTTTTGTCAAAGCCACCTCAAGTTAA